The following nucleotide sequence is from Streptomyces sp. NBC_00239.
CGCGACCGCGGCGCCGGCCGCCCCACCAAGCGCGAACGCCGCGACCTCCAGCAGCTGCGCGGCCGCTGACGGCGAACCGCGCAGAGTAGCAGCCGGCGGGGACGGCGAGCCGGTGTTTGTCGGGTGGTGATGAGGAGGGCCGCAGCCGGGGAACCCGGCACTAGCGTCCGGTGTCACCCCCGAAGCCAGGAGGACCCGGTGCGCTCATCCGTCCGCAGCACGCTCGCGTCGAGCCGCCTGATCGGCACGGCACTGGTCGTCGGCGCCCTTGCCGTGACCCTCGCCGCCCTGCTGATCCCGGTCCGCTCCTTCGGGGAGGACCGTGCCGCGGCCGCCTCCGGCTCCCCTTTCACCGACGACGGCCGCGGCACGGTCAGCACTCCGTACGGCCCGCTCACCCCGCAGGACCGGGACTTCGTCCGGCGGGTGCGGCTGGCCGGGCTGTGGGAGCTGCCCGCCGGGCGCGACGCCCAGCGGCGCGGCGGGCGGGAATCCGTACGGACCGCCGGCGAGCACCTGGTGATGGGCCACACCGAGCTGGACCGGCGGGCCCTCAAGACCGGCGAGGCGCTGGGCATCCCCCTCCCGGACCGGCCCAGCGCCGAGCAGCAGGGCTGGCTCGACCAGCTGCGCGTGGCCCGGGGCGAGCGGTACGAGCAGCTGTTCGCGAACCTGCTGCGCGCCGCGCACGGCAAGGTGTTCGCCCTCGTCGCCCAGATCCGGGCGAACAGCCGCAACGCGATGGTCAGATCGCTGGCCACCGTCACCAACTCCGTCGTGCTCGACCACATCACGGTCCTGGAGGACACCGGGCTGGTCGATTTCGACGCCCTCAACGAAGGCAGGTGATCCCATGAGGCCACAGCCACAGCGCCACAAACGCGGCCGCCTCACGAACAAGACCCTCGCCCTGGCCGCCGTACTGGTCCTCGGCTGCGCGGGCACGGCGATCGTCGCCGCGAACGCCTCGGGCGCGTCCCTCGCGCCCGGCGCCGAACGGTCCGCAGGCGAACCCTCCGGATCGGACCGCTCCGATCCGGAGCAGTCCGGGTCGGGGGCCCGGGGCTCGGCCGCCGCGGCGGCGTGGACGGGCACGGTCGACTGCCCGGACGTCGGCGACCGGCTGCGGGAGGTCCCCGCCCCGGCGCGCGCCGAAGTCGACCGGCTACTCGCCCGGATGGACGCCCAAGTCGCCGACGCCTACCAGCAGTTGGCGCAGCGTCGGGCGGACGGACGGGTCGTGCTCGACGGGCTGGAGGGACAGCGCGCCGAGGCCGTGGACGGCGTCGCGGACGCGATCGGCCGTACGGGTGCCGAACGCCCCGAGGGCCTCGACGCGCTCAGCGGCTGCCGGATCACCCCGGGCCCGCAGCCGCAGTCGCCCGTCACTGCGGACGGCCGGAGCCGGCCGTCCGGGAACGGCCCCGCCCGCGCGGACTTCGTCGACATCACCAGGGTGCGTCCGAACGTGAACAAGCCCGCCCGCCAGCGCAACTCCTCCAACGGCAGCTTCCGTTCGCGCTGCGGCACGAACCGCGAGGGCCGGTTCAACTCCGACAACGTGATCGTCGCCCCCGGCGTCTCCAACGGCGCCCACCACATGCACGACTACGTCGGCAACCGCGCCAACGACGCCTTCGCCACCAACGACAGCCTCGCCGCCGCCGGCACCACCTGCACCAACGGCGACCAGTCCACCTACTACTGGCCGGTGCTGCGGCTCCAGGACGGTCGGCAGGAGCGGGACGCGGGCGCGCCGGGCGGCGGCACCGAAGGCAACGCGGGCACCATCCTCACCCCGAAGGAGGTCTCCATCACCTTCGGCGGCAGCCCGGTGGGCAAGGTGACGGCGATGCCGCGCTTCCTGCGGATCATCACCGGTGACGCCAAGGCCTTCACCAACGGCACCGCCAACGCGAACGCCTCGTGGAGCTGCACCGGATTCGAGAACCGGCAGCTGCGGGACCGGTACCCGCTGTGCCCGCGCGGCAGCGACGTGGTGCGCACCTTCTCGTTCCAGAGCTGCTGGAACGGCCGCGACACCGACAGCGCCAACCACCGTACGCACGTGGCCTTCGCCCAGGCGGACGGACGCTGCCCGCGCGGCTTCCGGGCGATCCCGCAACTCGTCCAGCGGATCGTGTACGCCGTCCCCGGCGGCGGCCGGTCCGCGCTGTTCGCCGTGGACAGCTTCCCCGAGCAGCTCCACAAACCCGTCACCGACCACGGCGACTTCATCAACGTGATGCGCGACGGGCTGATGAACCGGGCCGTGACCTGCATCAACAGCGGCCGCGCCTGCCGCTGACGGCGAGCGGGACGCAGAGCGCCGAGGAGAGCGGGAAGGGGAGCGTACGCGGCAGCCGCCGGGCGGGAAGGCGTCCGGCGGCTGCCGCGCGGGCGGCTCCGGACCCGCCCGCCGCCCGTGGACCCCACGGCCACGGGGTGCACGGGCGGGGGCTCACGGGATCGGGCTCACAGGCCGTTGACGCGGGCCTCGCGGACGATGCCCGGCGGGCGCAGTCCGGCCCGCAGGCCGCGCGGCCCGCGGAGCATCCTGGAGTACTGCCGCCGGGCCCGCTCCACCTGCGCCGCCAGCCGACGGCTGCGCAGCGCCATCTCCAGTTCGAAGCGGATGCCCGGATCGCGCAGCCCGGGGCCGAAGAGCCGCTCGATCTGCCGCAACCGGTAACGCACGGTCTGCGGGTGCACTTTGAGGGCCTTGGCGGCTTCCGGGGCGCCGCCGCCTTCGAGCCAGGCGAGCAGTGTCATCTCCAGCCGCTCGCTCTGGCGCGGGGTGAGGTCGGCGAGTGGCCGCAGCCGGCGGGCGGCCAACGCCCGGGTCAGCGACTCGTCCTGCATGAGCAGCAGGCC
It contains:
- a CDS encoding DUF4142 domain-containing protein; the protein is MRSSVRSTLASSRLIGTALVVGALAVTLAALLIPVRSFGEDRAAAASGSPFTDDGRGTVSTPYGPLTPQDRDFVRRVRLAGLWELPAGRDAQRRGGRESVRTAGEHLVMGHTELDRRALKTGEALGIPLPDRPSAEQQGWLDQLRVARGERYEQLFANLLRAAHGKVFALVAQIRANSRNAMVRSLATVTNSVVLDHITVLEDTGLVDFDALNEGR
- a CDS encoding DUF1996 domain-containing protein; translated protein: MRPQPQRHKRGRLTNKTLALAAVLVLGCAGTAIVAANASGASLAPGAERSAGEPSGSDRSDPEQSGSGARGSAAAAAWTGTVDCPDVGDRLREVPAPARAEVDRLLARMDAQVADAYQQLAQRRADGRVVLDGLEGQRAEAVDGVADAIGRTGAERPEGLDALSGCRITPGPQPQSPVTADGRSRPSGNGPARADFVDITRVRPNVNKPARQRNSSNGSFRSRCGTNREGRFNSDNVIVAPGVSNGAHHMHDYVGNRANDAFATNDSLAAAGTTCTNGDQSTYYWPVLRLQDGRQERDAGAPGGGTEGNAGTILTPKEVSITFGGSPVGKVTAMPRFLRIITGDAKAFTNGTANANASWSCTGFENRQLRDRYPLCPRGSDVVRTFSFQSCWNGRDTDSANHRTHVAFAQADGRCPRGFRAIPQLVQRIVYAVPGGGRSALFAVDSFPEQLHKPVTDHGDFINVMRDGLMNRAVTCINSGRACR